One region of Paracoccus sp. SMMA_5_TC genomic DNA includes:
- a CDS encoding phospholipase D-like domain-containing protein: MSFETDRQRYMFDSETVQGSGSLGSAGGAALAQPVVPIHLANEVEPLLMGPAYFARLKAAIDALPNAGHPILWLAGWWFTPLFSLEKMTGGPEMTALLKAKSRAGIDVRVLGWVLAPEMMASALVQGRAPDAFRTSYGTMRFIKELRSEPTLADKVMCNTLSHPAGAVHAKLALVGNDDQMTVFTGGLDCVNDRHDPIWRDVQLRLTGPASQPAHDFFRDMWNEIQARPVRPLSFSVTLNGATHAISLDNRTAATAAIAARSVGRASAGRVHAQSLRTVPQFNFPSLLGLSPVPMNDPCSFAPAGVFEVDRGWRAAIAGAETYYYVEDQMLSSAPLCDALNARLLADDDFRVILVTGRFDPNDPPSDIGAWTRARAINFHLMRGLGPAQKARVGIFNHSAKVVHSKLALADDKWAFVGSPNFSVRSQFTDFEHGFAFMDEAEAAVPAFRRQLWDSIFGAPAPDLASALDRWFAIPEGGSQGVLQRIRTPLAVPALATVERLAADALFEIDSRQNWGTDLFLMLAANIGVPAGS, encoded by the coding sequence ATGAGTTTCGAGACCGACAGACAGCGCTACATGTTCGACAGCGAAACGGTGCAGGGCAGCGGCAGCTTGGGATCGGCCGGGGGGGCGGCGCTGGCGCAGCCTGTGGTGCCGATCCATCTGGCCAACGAGGTCGAACCGCTGCTGATGGGCCCGGCCTATTTCGCCCGGCTCAAGGCCGCCATCGACGCCCTGCCCAATGCCGGCCACCCCATCCTTTGGCTGGCGGGGTGGTGGTTCACGCCGCTGTTCTCGCTGGAAAAGATGACCGGCGGCCCCGAGATGACGGCGCTGCTCAAGGCCAAGTCGCGGGCCGGCATCGACGTGCGGGTGCTGGGCTGGGTGCTGGCTCCGGAAATGATGGCCTCGGCGCTGGTGCAGGGGCGCGCGCCCGATGCCTTTCGCACCAGTTACGGCACGATGCGCTTCATCAAGGAATTGCGCAGCGAGCCGACCCTGGCCGACAAGGTGATGTGCAACACCCTGTCCCACCCCGCCGGCGCGGTCCATGCCAAGCTGGCGCTGGTCGGCAACGACGATCAGATGACGGTGTTCACCGGCGGGCTGGATTGCGTGAACGACCGCCACGACCCGATCTGGCGCGATGTGCAGCTGCGGCTGACCGGGCCGGCGTCCCAGCCCGCGCATGATTTCTTTCGCGACATGTGGAACGAAATCCAGGCGCGCCCGGTGCGGCCGCTGTCGTTTTCGGTGACGCTGAACGGCGCCACCCACGCGATCAGCCTGGACAACCGCACCGCCGCCACCGCAGCCATCGCCGCGCGCAGCGTCGGTCGCGCCTCGGCCGGGCGGGTCCATGCCCAGTCGCTGCGCACGGTGCCGCAGTTCAATTTCCCCTCGCTGCTGGGCCTGTCGCCGGTGCCGATGAACGACCCTTGCAGCTTTGCCCCCGCCGGCGTGTTCGAGGTTGATCGCGGCTGGCGCGCGGCCATCGCCGGGGCCGAAACCTATTACTATGTCGAGGATCAGATGCTCAGTTCGGCGCCGCTATGCGATGCGCTGAACGCCCGCCTGCTGGCCGACGACGATTTCCGGGTGATCCTGGTCACCGGGCGCTTCGATCCCAACGACCCGCCCAGCGACATCGGCGCCTGGACCCGGGCGCGCGCCATCAATTTTCACCTGATGCGCGGCCTTGGCCCGGCGCAAAAGGCGCGGGTCGGGATCTTCAACCACTCGGCCAAGGTGGTGCATAGCAAGCTGGCGCTGGCCGACGACAAATGGGCTTTCGTCGGTTCGCCGAATTTCTCGGTCCGCTCGCAATTCACCGATTTCGAGCACGGCTTTGCCTTCATGGACGAGGCCGAGGCCGCCGTTCCCGCCTTTCGCCGCCAGCTCTGGGACAGCATCTTCGGTGCCCCCGCCCCTGATCTGGCATCGGCGCTGGACCGCTGGTTCGCCATCCCCGAGGGCGGCAGCCAGGGCGTGCTGCAGCGCATCCGCACGCCCCTGGCGGTGCCGGCCCTGGCCACGGTCGAACGCCTGGCCGCCGATGCGCTCTTTGAAATCGACAGTCGCCAGAACTGGGGCACCGATCTGTTCCTGATGCTTGCCGCCAATATCGGCGTGCCGGCTGGATCATAG
- a CDS encoding ATP-binding protein: MNLRESLGRISLTAAPTAEATPQDVWPWVEAAAVLVHFDPLTLRSRSGFLSPLSPEIPQLIDLSQPSLAARQLRRLRDDTRRQALAGLGNAAAMQAQLALNPQPDHPTQQALAALIAGPSATEPLLRSQDPGQLAALAEALAWLQGILPDLPDPQQVAQQAARARLLAPLRKLVGSHFAGRADVLAQIADHLRLAPPGAVLMVQGPGGVGKSTVLAKFILDAVEHDPNPPTVLLLNLDDPQLVIDDPFTLLLEAGRQLRIQHPELNPELDGMRDHIASLRLRSRSTETMESVTGGAVDWHEVSRIARAAMAIIPGNQPVLLVIDTFEEAQTTGPSAVSRLMQLVDSLKSGNPRLRVIIAGRAQEDGLPAEKVTLRALDPIAARAVLEKSAGLGPLPQAVADQVYAIARGNPLATYLAGRVLATEGRDAFADSARMAQLIGQIRTEKVQAQLYGRVLGHIHDEQVRRLAYPGLVLRRITPDILLAVLAEPCGVTIADSDAAQDLFTRFGHEVALVQPEPGTGALRYREDVRRLVLTDLRRDQPQLAADIDRAAVRYYRDRPGALARAEELYHLLALDSPAEELDPRWDEAAAPLLSGALDELPPRAQIWLANRLRIDLRPEWQDLADQQSWETSAEQTARALMRDKLPQEALSVLNQRQQRLPASPLFLTEAEALVMLGQPETALQILRQGIASAETAGDRLTQVALLLVETLIHETRRALLRAGQAARRAVDLAQLTENTPARLRSLMALLRLHRHRRGLPGPAPETLVAEAERLLRNDGVMAQLSATPGLMRELAAELGMRDPQVLAAALRGSGAGIALPPALRGASAASIVSDRRARPLLGDMLLPDEPFANGLALVNDAPDRQHRFARVALVCDLMAAEIDHSRGGLPARAMRARPTPWRQSPLAPDQTAWGDLVQSAF, translated from the coding sequence ATGAACCTGCGCGAATCGCTGGGCCGCATCAGCCTGACCGCCGCCCCGACGGCCGAGGCCACCCCTCAGGATGTCTGGCCCTGGGTCGAAGCCGCGGCGGTGCTGGTGCATTTCGACCCGCTGACGCTGCGGTCCCGCAGTGGGTTCCTGTCGCCGCTGTCACCGGAAATCCCGCAATTGATCGACCTGTCCCAGCCCAGCCTTGCCGCCCGTCAGTTGCGCCGGCTGCGTGACGATACACGCCGTCAGGCGCTGGCCGGGCTGGGCAACGCCGCCGCGATGCAGGCCCAGCTGGCACTGAACCCGCAGCCTGACCACCCGACGCAGCAGGCACTGGCCGCGCTGATCGCCGGGCCGTCGGCCACCGAGCCGCTGCTGCGGTCGCAGGATCCCGGGCAGCTGGCCGCCCTGGCCGAGGCCCTCGCCTGGCTGCAGGGCATCCTGCCCGACCTGCCAGATCCGCAGCAGGTGGCCCAGCAGGCGGCACGCGCGCGTCTGCTGGCACCGCTGCGCAAGCTGGTGGGCAGCCATTTCGCCGGCCGCGCCGATGTCCTGGCGCAGATTGCCGATCACCTGCGCCTGGCCCCGCCCGGCGCGGTGCTGATGGTCCAGGGACCGGGCGGCGTCGGAAAGTCGACCGTGCTGGCGAAATTCATTCTGGACGCCGTCGAGCACGATCCGAACCCGCCCACGGTGCTGCTGCTGAACCTGGACGATCCGCAACTGGTCATCGACGACCCGTTCACCCTGCTGCTCGAGGCCGGGCGCCAGCTGCGCATCCAGCACCCGGAACTGAACCCCGAACTGGACGGGATGCGCGATCACATCGCCTCGCTGCGGCTGCGCAGCCGCTCGACCGAGACGATGGAATCCGTCACCGGCGGCGCCGTTGACTGGCACGAGGTCAGCCGCATCGCCCGCGCGGCCATGGCCATCATTCCCGGCAACCAGCCGGTCTTGCTGGTCATCGACACCTTCGAGGAAGCGCAGACCACCGGCCCCAGCGCCGTCAGCCGCCTGATGCAACTGGTCGACAGCCTCAAGTCCGGCAACCCGCGGCTGCGCGTCATCATCGCCGGACGCGCGCAGGAAGATGGTCTGCCTGCCGAAAAGGTGACGCTGCGGGCACTGGACCCCATCGCGGCCCGCGCCGTGCTGGAAAAAAGCGCCGGGCTGGGGCCGCTGCCGCAAGCGGTCGCCGATCAGGTCTATGCCATTGCGCGCGGCAATCCGCTGGCCACCTATCTGGCAGGCCGGGTTCTGGCGACCGAGGGCCGCGACGCCTTTGCCGACAGCGCCCGGATGGCGCAACTGATTGGGCAGATTCGCACCGAAAAGGTGCAGGCGCAGCTTTACGGTCGGGTGCTGGGGCATATCCATGACGAACAGGTGCGACGGTTGGCCTATCCGGGGCTGGTGCTGCGCCGCATCACCCCCGACATCCTGCTGGCGGTTCTGGCCGAACCCTGCGGCGTGACCATTGCCGACAGCGATGCAGCGCAGGATCTGTTCACGCGCTTCGGCCATGAGGTTGCGCTGGTGCAGCCCGAACCCGGCACCGGCGCGCTGCGCTATCGCGAGGACGTGCGCCGGCTGGTGCTGACCGACCTGCGCCGCGATCAGCCGCAGCTTGCCGCCGACATCGATCGCGCGGCGGTGCGCTATTACCGCGACCGCCCGGGTGCCCTGGCCAGAGCCGAGGAGCTTTATCACCTGCTGGCGCTGGACAGCCCGGCCGAGGAGCTGGACCCCCGCTGGGACGAGGCGGCAGCGCCGCTGCTCTCTGGCGCGCTGGACGAACTGCCGCCCCGGGCGCAAATATGGCTGGCCAACCGCTTGCGCATCGACCTGCGCCCGGAATGGCAGGACTTGGCCGACCAGCAATCCTGGGAAACCTCGGCCGAACAGACCGCCCGCGCCCTGATGCGCGACAAGTTGCCGCAAGAGGCGCTGTCGGTCTTGAACCAGCGCCAGCAACGGCTGCCGGCATCGCCGCTGTTCCTGACCGAGGCCGAGGCGCTGGTCATGCTGGGTCAGCCAGAAACTGCGTTGCAGATCCTGCGTCAGGGCATCGCCAGCGCCGAAACCGCCGGCGACCGGCTGACGCAGGTGGCATTGCTGCTGGTGGAAACGCTGATCCATGAAACCCGCCGGGCATTGTTGCGCGCGGGACAGGCCGCCAGGCGCGCGGTGGACCTGGCGCAACTGACGGAAAACACGCCGGCGCGGCTGCGCAGCCTGATGGCGCTGTTGCGACTGCACCGCCACCGCCGCGGCCTGCCCGGACCCGCCCCGGAAACCCTGGTGGCCGAGGCCGAGCGGCTGTTGCGCAATGATGGCGTCATGGCCCAGCTTTCGGCCACGCCGGGGTTGATGCGGGAACTGGCGGCGGAACTGGGCATGCGCGACCCGCAGGTTCTGGCTGCCGCCCTGCGCGGCAGCGGTGCCGGCATCGCCCTGCCCCCGGCGCTGCGCGGCGCCAGCGCCGCCTCGATCGTCAGCGACCGGCGGGCGCGGCCGCTCTTGGGCGACATGCTGCTGCCCGATGAACCTTTCGCCAACGGCCTGGCGCTGGTCAACGACGCCCCGGACCGCCAGCACCGCTTTGCACGGGTGGCGCTGGTCTGCGATCTGATGGCCGCCGAAATCGATCACAGCCGCGGCGGCCTGCCGGCACGGGCGATGCGCGCCCGCCCGACCCCCTGGCGGCAAAGCCCGCTGGCACCCGATCAGACCGCCTGGGGCGATCTGGTGCAATCGGCGTTCTGA
- a CDS encoding effector-associated domain EAD1-containing protein: MRLSGAECQELLRALIAAFPQAARLDMILTAPPIERALARISAPDTLDVQYHRLVQAANDEGWMDRLCQGLRQADPINPALLALIDRLTGPRTAAAPQPHLELVLDGAPFVNQHPLRHVLQTMTQSFGPKVLQVTGANASGKSYSQTLIGHVARSIGAEVYHIPMVEPTTTARDLVEDMALFMDLGAPPSLADQPQDSTAVMRMVRWLAAMGRKLDRDWWLILDGFDSQRIDDSVTMLMHGLAQSIGNGQPERMRLFLLGWDRPISGPPPGRILEQGLRAFAREDLRDYLDALIGQYAMPADMHSTDDILSLCYQGWDDNSEPYARAQALTQRIQLVALAAIQAAQGGQP; encoded by the coding sequence ATGAGGCTGAGCGGCGCCGAATGTCAGGAACTGCTGCGGGCGCTGATCGCCGCCTTCCCGCAGGCGGCCCGGCTGGACATGATCCTGACCGCCCCGCCGATCGAGCGGGCGCTGGCGCGCATCAGCGCCCCCGATACGCTGGACGTGCAGTATCATCGCCTGGTGCAGGCGGCCAATGACGAAGGCTGGATGGACCGGCTGTGCCAGGGGTTACGCCAGGCCGATCCGATCAACCCGGCACTGCTGGCGCTGATCGACCGGCTGACGGGGCCGCGCACCGCCGCCGCGCCGCAGCCGCATCTGGAACTGGTCCTGGACGGCGCGCCCTTCGTCAATCAGCACCCGCTGCGCCATGTGCTGCAAACCATGACCCAATCCTTCGGCCCCAAGGTTCTTCAGGTCACCGGTGCCAATGCCAGCGGCAAAAGCTACAGCCAGACGCTGATCGGCCATGTCGCCCGCAGCATCGGGGCCGAGGTCTATCATATCCCCATGGTCGAGCCGACGACCACCGCCCGCGACCTGGTCGAGGATATGGCCCTGTTCATGGACCTGGGCGCGCCGCCGTCCCTGGCCGACCAGCCGCAGGATTCGACGGCGGTGATGCGGATGGTGCGTTGGCTGGCGGCCATGGGTCGCAAGCTGGATCGCGACTGGTGGCTGATCCTGGACGGCTTCGATTCGCAGCGCATCGACGACAGCGTGACCATGCTGATGCACGGCCTGGCGCAAAGCATCGGCAATGGCCAGCCCGAACGCATGCGGCTGTTCCTGCTGGGCTGGGACCGACCGATTTCCGGCCCGCCGCCGGGAAGGATCCTGGAACAGGGCCTGCGCGCCTTTGCCCGCGAGGATCTGCGCGATTACCTTGACGCTCTGATCGGGCAATACGCCATGCCGGCAGACATGCATAGCACCGATGACATCCTGTCATTGTGCTATCAGGGCTGGGATGACAACAGCGAACCCTATGCCCGGGCGCAGGCCCTGACCCAGCGGATCCAGCTGGTCGCCCTGGCCGCGATCCAGGCGGCCCAGGGGGGGCAGCCATGA
- a CDS encoding trypsin-like peptidase domain-containing protein encodes MDKTRLRKALLAAFPLRERMAMLLAQYFDRNYATLTAPGPLDVEYFQIITQAEAEGWLLPLARAAYESVPGNPLLADLVLAEGLSSARPLTQRPAAGDSALQRLVRERSDFVDVAAFMARLAGLEGQTCRIERALPAPKAIGTGFLVGPDLVMTNQHVIADLTPADRLLCRFDYLTDAQGVEVRAGRVQPLAEDWLLASAPPDAADSSLDESLEPEPENLDFALLRLAEPLGEQPRQGQEGPGNPPRGWMTIDPTIPAGAGDDLLILQHPQGAPLKLGLGRLTELRAHGLRWRHDVATEPGSSGAPVFNRNLDLIGLHHAGDPNFARTAAFNQAVPLAAIIGRLTGQVDPFWTQVPP; translated from the coding sequence ATGGACAAGACAAGGCTGCGCAAGGCCCTGCTGGCTGCCTTTCCCCTGCGCGAGCGCATGGCAATGCTGCTGGCCCAGTATTTCGACCGCAACTATGCCACGCTGACCGCCCCCGGCCCGCTGGATGTCGAATATTTCCAGATCATCACCCAGGCCGAGGCCGAAGGCTGGCTGCTGCCACTGGCGCGGGCAGCCTATGAATCGGTGCCGGGCAATCCGCTGCTGGCCGATCTGGTCCTGGCCGAGGGGCTCAGCAGCGCCCGCCCCCTGACCCAACGCCCTGCGGCGGGCGACAGCGCGCTGCAGCGGCTGGTTCGGGAACGCAGCGATTTCGTCGATGTTGCCGCCTTCATGGCGCGTCTGGCCGGGCTCGAGGGCCAGACCTGCCGCATCGAACGCGCCTTGCCGGCGCCCAAGGCCATCGGCACCGGCTTTCTGGTCGGGCCCGATCTGGTGATGACCAACCAGCACGTGATTGCCGATCTGACGCCAGCCGACCGGCTGCTCTGCCGCTTCGACTATCTGACGGATGCGCAAGGGGTCGAGGTGCGCGCGGGGCGGGTGCAACCTTTGGCCGAGGACTGGCTGCTGGCCTCGGCCCCGCCCGACGCCGCCGATTCCAGCCTGGACGAAAGCCTGGAACCCGAGCCGGAAAACCTGGACTTCGCCCTGCTCCGCCTGGCAGAGCCTTTGGGCGAGCAGCCCCGGCAGGGGCAGGAGGGGCCGGGCAATCCACCGCGCGGCTGGATGACGATCGACCCGACCATTCCCGCCGGGGCCGGCGACGATCTGTTGATCCTGCAGCATCCGCAGGGCGCGCCGCTGAAACTGGGCCTGGGCAGGTTGACCGAGCTGCGGGCCCACGGGCTGCGCTGGCGGCACGATGTTGCGACCGAACCGGGATCCTCCGGCGCGCCGGTGTTCAACCGCAACCTCGACCTGATCGGCCTGCACCATGCGGGCGACCCGAACTTTGCCCGCACCGCCGCCTTCAACCAGGCGGTGCCACTTGCCGCCATCATCGGCCGGCTGACCGGCCAGGTCGATCCCTTCTGGACCCAGGTGCCGCCATGA
- a CDS encoding cryptochrome/photolyase family protein, giving the protein MSGAGLLWLSRNFRFADNPALLAALRDGPLRAVFCLDRATLAMGSAPRWRLECALRAFDAELRRRGGQGLLLLRGEPEELLPELMRRSGAPRVHQADWPEPAMRALQERVAAALGGALVLHPGHLLVHPAALRTGQGGVYRVWSPFARALRALGPDRPAPPAPNPLTMAAPLAGGDLPILDLDDLNLAPDLHSGRAVLERFALPAGEAAALARLDDFLDRAGDYARLRDRPDLDATSGLSEALALGEISPRSIWQIARARASSEPALAEGIEKFLSELIWREFAWHLLIDFPRMDRAPWRAEWSDFPWQGHGPAFDAWQQGRTGVALVDAGLREMRVTGRMHNRVRMVVASWLTKHVLTDWRLGLAHFQDSLTDWDPASNAMNWQWVAGCGPDAAPYFRVFNPLRQAEQFDPDGRYRKTWLPQGGTADSPQARAYLETLPPDWQLARNWRPAAPELIAQGRQRALDAYQQFRDRLPAG; this is encoded by the coding sequence ATGAGCGGGGCCGGCCTGCTGTGGCTGTCGCGCAATTTCCGCTTTGCCGACAACCCGGCACTGCTGGCGGCGCTGCGCGACGGGCCCTTGCGGGCGGTTTTCTGCCTGGATCGGGCAACCCTGGCCATGGGCAGCGCGCCGCGCTGGCGGCTTGAATGCGCGCTGCGCGCCTTTGACGCGGAGCTGCGCCGCCGCGGCGGGCAAGGGCTGTTGCTGCTTCGGGGCGAGCCCGAAGAGCTGCTGCCCGAACTGATGCGGCGCAGCGGCGCGCCGCGCGTGCATCAGGCCGACTGGCCCGAACCCGCCATGCGCGCATTGCAGGAGCGGGTGGCCGCAGCGCTCGGTGGGGCGCTGGTGCTGCATCCGGGCCATCTGCTGGTGCATCCGGCCGCACTGCGCACCGGTCAGGGCGGCGTCTATCGCGTCTGGTCGCCGTTTGCCCGCGCGTTGCGGGCGCTTGGCCCCGACCGGCCGGCACCCCCGGCCCCGAACCCTCTGACCATGGCCGCGCCCTTGGCCGGGGGCGATCTGCCGATTCTGGACCTTGACGACCTGAATCTGGCGCCCGATCTGCACAGCGGTCGCGCGGTTCTGGAACGCTTTGCCCTGCCCGCCGGCGAAGCTGCGGCGCTGGCCCGGCTTGACGATTTCCTGGATCGGGCGGGCGATTATGCAAGGCTGCGCGACCGCCCCGACCTTGACGCCACCTCGGGCCTGTCCGAGGCCCTGGCCCTGGGGGAAATCAGCCCGCGCAGCATCTGGCAGATCGCCCGCGCGCGCGCCTCATCCGAACCTGCCTTGGCTGAGGGTATCGAGAAATTCCTGTCGGAACTGATCTGGCGCGAATTTGCCTGGCATCTGCTGATCGATTTTCCGCGCATGGACCGCGCGCCGTGGCGGGCGGAATGGTCGGATTTCCCCTGGCAGGGGCACGGTCCGGCCTTCGACGCCTGGCAGCAGGGCCGAACCGGCGTGGCGCTGGTCGATGCCGGGCTGCGGGAAATGCGGGTGACCGGGCGGATGCACAATCGCGTGCGCATGGTGGTCGCCAGCTGGCTGACCAAGCATGTGCTGACCGACTGGCGTCTGGGGCTGGCGCATTTCCAGGACAGCCTGACCGACTGGGATCCGGCCTCGAACGCGATGAACTGGCAATGGGTGGCGGGCTGCGGCCCCGATGCCGCACCCTATTTCCGCGTGTTCAACCCGCTGCGGCAGGCCGAGCAGTTCGACCCCGACGGCCGCTATCGCAAGACCTGGCTGCCGCAGGGCGGCACCGCGGACAGTCCCCAGGCCCGGGCCTATCTGGAGACGCTGCCCCCCGACTGGCAGCTGGCCCGCAACTGGCGGCCGGCCGCGCCCGAGCTGATCGCCCAGGGCCGACAAAGGGCACTGGACGCCTATCAGCAATTCCGCGATCGCCTTCCCGCCGGCTGA
- the cysN gene encoding sulfate adenylyltransferase subunit CysN, which yields MTAAPKDPVYVTDALIAEDIDAYLLKHQHKTMLRFITCGSVDDGKSTLIGRLLYDSKMIFEDQLASLEHDSKSVGTQGGEIDFALLVDGLAAEREQGITIDVAYRFFATDKRKFIVADTPGHEQYTRNMVTGASTADLAVILIDARQGVLTQTRRHSYLVNLLGIRNIVLAVNKMDLVDYSAERFYEIVSDYSHFAKQIGMESFLPIPISGLKGDNIVSRSAQMPWYQGPTLLSHLEEAPVNDSRMQDHPFRMAVQWVNRPNLDFRGFAGQIGSGTVRPGDAIRVLPSGKTTTVKAIVTYDGDLDQAVAGQSITLTFADEIDCSRGDVIVQADAPCEVADQFEATLVWMAEQEMLPGRPYLLKIGTQLLTASVTEPKYEVNVNTLEHLASKTLSLNAIGVVNISTDRAIPFEPYASNPDLGGFILIDRMTNATVAAGMIHFALRRSQNVHWQALDIDREAHASLKNQKPAVIWFTGLSGSGKSTIANIVEKKLHALGKHTFLLDGDNIRHGLNRDLGFTDADRVENIRRVGEVARLMTDAGLIVLTAFISPFRSERRMVRDLMAEGEFVEVFVDTPLEVAEARDVKGLYKKARAGQLKNFTGIDSPYEQPENAELVVNTVDLTPEQAAEQIVQYVLTRLG from the coding sequence ATGACCGCCGCGCCCAAAGACCCCGTCTACGTCACCGACGCGCTGATTGCCGAAGACATCGACGCCTATCTGCTGAAACATCAGCACAAGACGATGCTGCGGTTCATCACCTGCGGTTCTGTCGATGACGGCAAGTCGACGCTGATCGGCCGACTGCTTTACGACAGCAAGATGATCTTCGAGGATCAGCTGGCCAGCCTGGAACACGACAGCAAATCCGTGGGCACCCAGGGCGGCGAGATCGATTTCGCGCTGCTCGTCGACGGCCTGGCGGCCGAACGCGAACAGGGCATCACCATCGACGTGGCCTATCGTTTCTTTGCCACCGACAAGCGCAAGTTCATCGTGGCCGACACCCCCGGCCACGAACAATACACCCGCAACATGGTCACCGGTGCCTCGACCGCCGATCTTGCCGTCATCCTGATCGACGCGCGGCAAGGCGTGCTGACCCAGACCCGGCGTCACAGCTATCTTGTGAACCTGCTGGGGATCCGCAACATCGTGCTGGCGGTGAACAAGATGGACCTGGTCGACTACTCGGCCGAGCGGTTCTACGAAATCGTCAGCGACTATTCGCATTTCGCCAAGCAGATCGGCATGGAAAGCTTTCTGCCGATCCCGATCTCGGGGCTCAAGGGCGACAATATCGTCAGCCGCAGCGCCCAGATGCCCTGGTATCAGGGCCCGACGCTGCTGTCCCATCTGGAGGAGGCACCGGTCAACGACAGCCGGATGCAGGACCATCCCTTCCGCATGGCGGTGCAATGGGTGAACCGCCCGAATCTCGATTTCCGCGGCTTTGCCGGTCAGATCGGATCAGGGACGGTGCGGCCGGGCGATGCGATCCGGGTGCTGCCATCGGGCAAGACCACGACGGTGAAGGCCATCGTCACGTATGACGGCGACCTGGATCAGGCCGTCGCTGGCCAGTCGATCACCCTGACCTTCGCCGACGAGATCGATTGCTCGCGTGGCGATGTGATCGTTCAGGCCGATGCGCCTTGCGAGGTCGCCGACCAGTTCGAGGCCACCTTGGTCTGGATGGCCGAACAGGAAATGCTGCCCGGTCGGCCCTATCTGCTCAAGATCGGCACACAACTGCTGACCGCCTCGGTCACCGAGCCGAAATACGAGGTGAACGTCAACACGCTGGAACATCTGGCCAGCAAGACCCTGAGCCTGAACGCGATCGGCGTCGTCAATATCTCGACCGATCGGGCGATCCCGTTCGAGCCCTATGCCAGCAATCCCGATCTGGGCGGCTTCATCCTGATCGATCGCATGACCAATGCCACGGTGGCGGCGGGGATGATCCATTTCGCCCTGCGCCGGTCGCAGAACGTGCATTGGCAGGCGCTGGACATCGACCGCGAGGCCCACGCCAGCCTGAAGAACCAGAAACCCGCCGTCATCTGGTTCACCGGCCTGTCGGGTTCGGGCAAGTCCACCATCGCCAATATCGTCGAGAAAAAGCTGCATGCCCTGGGCAAGCACACCTTCCTGCTGGATGGCGACAACATCCGCCACGGGCTGAACCGGGATCTGGGCTTTACCGATGCCGACCGGGTGGAAAACATCCGCCGCGTGGGCGAGGTGGCACGGCTGATGACCGACGCCGGGCTGATCGTGCTGACCGCCTTCATCTCGCCCTTCCGATCCGAACGGCGGATGGTGCGCGACCTGATGGCCGAGGGCGAGTTCGTCGAGGTCTTTGTCGACACGCCGCTGGAGGTGGCCGAGGCGCGCGACGTCAAGGGGCTTTACAAGAAGGCCCGCGCCGGCCAGCTGAAGAACTTCACCGGCATCGACAGCCCCTATGAACAGCCCGAGAACGCCGAACTGGTGGTCAATACCGTCGATCTGACGCCCGAGCAGGCCGCCGAACAGATCGTGCAATATGTGCTGACCCGTCTGGGCTGA
- the cysD gene encoding sulfate adenylyltransferase subunit CysD — protein MTSQTAARAETASSTLTHLQRLEAESIQIMREVVATAENPVMLYSVGKDSACMLHLAKKALHPAPPPFPLLHVDTTWKFRAMYELRDRAAEQAGMRLIVHHNPEAMEKGINPFDHGSLHTDMWKTDGLKQALTKYNFDVAFGGARRDEEKSRAKERIFSFRSANHRWDPKNQRPELWRLYNTRKGKGESIRVFPLSNWTELDIWQYIHLENIDIVPLYFAEERPVVERDGLLIMVDDDRFRLREGEVPMMRSVRFRTLGCYPLTGAVESTAKTLPEVIQEMLLTTTSERQGRAIDHDQTASMEKKKQEGYF, from the coding sequence ATGACCAGCCAGACCGCCGCCCGCGCCGAAACCGCAAGTTCGACCCTTACGCATCTGCAGCGGCTCGAGGCCGAAAGCATCCAGATCATGCGCGAGGTCGTGGCCACGGCCGAAAACCCGGTGATGCTGTATTCGGTGGGCAAGGATTCGGCCTGCATGCTGCATCTGGCCAAGAAGGCGCTCCATCCGGCGCCGCCCCCCTTCCCCCTGCTGCATGTGGACACCACATGGAAATTCCGCGCCATGTATGAATTGCGCGACCGCGCGGCCGAACAGGCCGGCATGCGGCTGATCGTGCACCACAATCCCGAGGCCATGGAAAAGGGCATCAACCCCTTCGACCACGGCAGCCTGCACACCGACATGTGGAAAACCGATGGCCTGAAACAGGCGCTGACGAAATACAATTTCGACGTGGCCTTCGGCGGCGCGCGCCGCGACGAGGAAAAGTCGCGCGCCAAGGAGCGGATCTTTTCCTTCCGCTCGGCCAATCACCGCTGGGATCCCAAGAATCAGCGCCCCGAATTGTGGAGGCTTTACAACACCCGCAAGGGCAAGGGCGAATCGATCCGGGTGTTCCCGCTGTCGAACTGGACGGAACTGGACATCTGGCAATACATCCATCTGGAAAACATCGACATCGTGCCGCTGTATTTCGCAGAGGAGCGGCCGGTGGTGGAACGCGACGGCCTGCTGATCATGGTCGACGACGACCGGTTCCGGCTGCGCGAAGGCGAAGTGCCGATGATGCGCTCGGTCCGCTTCCGCACCCTGGGGTGCTATCCCTTGACCGGCGCAGTCGAATCGACCGCCAAGACCTTGCCCGAGGTCATCCAGGAAATGCTGTTGACCACCACATCCGAACGTCAGGGCCGGGCCATCGACCACGACCAGACCGCTTCGATGGAGAAAAAGAAACAAGAGGGGTATTTCTGA